The Lates calcarifer isolate ASB-BC8 linkage group LG11, TLL_Latcal_v3, whole genome shotgun sequence genomic sequence TttgctcccccccccccagctccCACTTATCGGTCAAGGCCTATGAGGAGTTTggtcttctcctcttctttcttgcTCTCGTTCTTCAGGTCAGCAAACACCTGGGTAAAGAAGTGCGGGTCGGTGTTGATCTGGAGCATCTTGCCGCTCATGCGGTTGATGATCTCCAGGCAGCGGTCCCAGAAGGCTTCCTTCTCTGCCTCAACCAGGAAGGGCTTCAGCGGGTAAGAGATCTCGTTGCCCATGTAGGAGTAGGACAGGTAGAGGCAGGTGAGCAGCGAGGCCTGCAGCTCGCGCTCCGAGGCCACCTCAGCTGAGACCACATCACGGCACAGCATGTAGAGGAAGACCACGTTGGCTGGGGTGATGAAGCCCTGATCCTGCCAGCCCTGTAGGAGGAGGGAGCGGTCCACACTGCGCAGCCACAGCACCGGATCTGTTGGGGATAGACGCTTCAGTCGATAACACCGACGGCACAGGAACTCGCCCAGGCTGCGCATCAGTTCACTGGTGGAGGCCTGGGTTGAGAAAGGGGAAGGCAgggtcagaggagagagaaaaggaaagaggaaagaaggcAAGTAAGAAAGGTTTGGGGGAAGGATTAAAGAGATGAGTAACAAAGAAGATAGAATGTTTTCAACAACTGTCATTAGCACCAAATTTTCTGTGATAGGAAAAAAGGTAAACATTTAGGGTCACCTGGACAATGACACGTTTTGGCGTGCCTGCTGCAGTAGACGGCTGGATCCCAGAGCCTGTGAGGGAATTCTTTTTGGCAGCAACGGTAGCTACGTTAGCCAGGGTCTTGGAGGTGGGCAGGTGGGAGGAGGTAGTGGTAGTGGTGGCCTGAGGGGTCCTGGCTGGTTGAGTAAGATGAAAGGTTAGCGCAGGACTGAGACTTCTTCAGCTTCAGGCTGTTGGAGGCTGAGTTGGATGTGGCGGTGGCATGGCCATCTGGAGAGCTCCCTTTCCCGCCATCCCCGCCTTCTGACTGCAGCTTCTTCGAGCCCTTCCTCTTTGCCGATACAGCCACAATCCGTTTCCATGGCAACACGCTGATGATGGAAGGCCGTTTGAGGGACTTTGCAGCTGCGGCGGCAGCATCTTTAGCATTCTTGCTGTTCTGGACTGCTGTGTAGTGGCCCACTGTAGCTGGGCCATCCTCAAACAGCGCCGCCTTTCGGTAGCTGGGAGACAGTGACAACACTGTACCCATGATGTCTGGGTTAGCAGAGGGTCACAGGAAGGGTGGAGTGGGGGGCAGTAGGGAAAAGCTCTTTGATTGGTCTAGACAAAGAGCTTTGAGAAAGTGTCTCACTTCTGGAGGAAGTCAAACCTGTGGGCAAAGAGCAGTAGTGTCAGTATTTTCCATTAGATACATTACATTACTAAACAATGTTAAATTATACCAATCAGCTAAAAACTCAACAACTGACGACCAAATTTATTTAGGTGAAGGTAAAGATGAGgttttaatatgttaatattttaataatatataaGTTCTTAGCAGTTGGAGTTCTGCTCATTTTTCATGGAGATAGAGTGTGGTGTGGTGCTCCCTCTGTGTCCCAGTTACCATGACAACTAAGCAAACTCAATTTGAAGAAGATGATAAGATGAGATGTTGAAAGCTCTGTAAAACCCAGTAAGTAGACTTTAAGTTAGGGATTTGTAAGGTAGTCTTTCCAAGGCCATGAATGGACCTTACCTTACCAGTtaccatgacaactgagcaaattGTGAGACAGTCCCTGAGATTCAATTGAAAATCCCCAAATAGCTAGTATGTGGACTTTGAGTTGagacctttttgttttgtgaggtGTGATTATCTACCTATCAAGGTTCTTCCAGAGTGTTCCCTGATTATGGCTGAGGCTCCAAAAAAAGTCAGTTCACCTTGAggcaagtgatttttttttcttcaaaactCTGTTTGAAAGGTCCAAATACCAAAGGTTTTTCCTCATTTGAATGAGGCAGAATAGAACATCATagttttatgatattttatttcagaGATAACATGACCCAAAACTTTATATAGCTTCATAAGCATTCCTTCATGGTAGTAATGTATAAACCACAGCACCTGTGTAATAAATGCTCAGTGGCCATATAAAGAAGTCTAGTGTCTGGTTTTCTGGTAAAATAAGCATTCCCCAGTAGTTTAGTCGAAAGAACCGCAGCAACCACGAATTTATTCTTGCGTTTGCTTTTAATCTCCAGTCGAGCCTTAATGTCTGTAATTACATCTTGTCGCTGACATAAAGCATAAAGGGTGCATCTCCGCTCACGTCAGCGTAATACGGGTCTGCCGCCTCTACAGTGCTCATCAGTCTTATATAAGAACCAAGATAAGGCCACAGAGGGATGAGAAAGAAGTGTGCACACTGCACAAGCATCCATCTTAGCTTCAAAATGGAAGCCTTGAAAACAGCCCCCTCCAACGTAAGGTAGCTCCAGAAACACCAGCTCATAGGCCTGTgttccaaaacacacacacatcctaaaACAATGCAATATGATCTCTAATATTGTGCGATCCATTTTGGAACAACATAGCCTAATCTAAATATGCAAATAGAGCGGTCACACACTTGTGCATTGAGTGATGGAGTGTCTATATTGTTGGCTGTTGGGCATTAATTGGGCCTTCTGAGTGGGCTGGTACATGTTTTATCatttgcagagaaaataaaggctTTTACCTTTAATCGACTCTTCTTTTGAAATCCATGTATCACACCTTGACCCCCCTTGCTGCTGGGCAAATGCggtcaaaatgtgaaaaggcTTCCCACCCGTTCTGCTCGGTTTCTACACCGCCAACACAAGCTGCCCGGGGTCCAAAGCGTGAAAACGGATCGGTCCCTGATAATAGTCTATGTAAGCCCCTGTGTCACAGGCTGATCGGTTTGTCTCCCGGTTGGCTGCTGCCCTTTTTCAAATCTTCATTTATAAAAAGTCCCCCGCCCGTCGATGTGAATACAGATGCAAAGCAGATGCGAAATGTGCTTCACTCCTTCGCTCGCATCGAGTGGGAAGATGTCTTCCATTGA encodes the following:
- the LOC108898585 gene encoding LOW QUALITY PROTEIN: cyclin-dependent kinase 5 activator 1-like (The sequence of the model RefSeq protein was modified relative to this genomic sequence to represent the inferred CDS: deleted 2 bases in 1 codon): MGTVLSLSPSYRKAALFEDGPATVGHYTAVQNSKNAKDAAAAAAKSLKRPSIISVLPWKRIVAVSAKRKGSKKLQSEGGDGGKGSSPDGHATATSNSASNSLKLKKSQSCANLSSYSQPGPLRPPLPPVAAKKNSLTGSGIQPSTAAGTPKRVIVQASTSELMRSLGEFLCRRCYRLKRLSPTDPVLWLRSVDRSLLLQGWQDQGFITPANVVFLYMLCRDVVSAEVASERELQASLLTCLYLSYSYMGNEISYPLKPFLVEAEKEAFWDRCLEIINRMSGKMLQINTDPHFFTQVFADLKNESKKEEEKTKLLIGLDR